A window of the Cystobacter fuscus genome harbors these coding sequences:
- the adhP gene encoding alcohol dehydrogenase AdhP codes for MNKTMKAAVVREFGKPLRIEEVEIPRPGRGDILVKIHACGVCHTDLHAAEGDWPVKPSPPFIPGHEGVGHVVAVGEGVTHVKEGDRVGVPWLYSACGYCEHCLGGWETLCEQQKNTGYSVNGGFAEYALANANYVGHLPDKVSFAEIAPVLCAGVTVYKGLKVTDTRPGDWVVISGIGGLGHMAVQYARAMGLNVAAVDVDEGKLQLARKLGATVTVNCRESDPAAYLKKEIGGAHGVLVTAVSPKAFEQALGMVRRGGTISLNGLPPGDFPLPIFNVVLNGITVRGSIVGTRLDLQESLEFAAQGKVKATVSTDKLENINDVFKRMHAGKIEGRVVLDLGA; via the coding sequence ATGAACAAGACGATGAAGGCCGCGGTCGTACGTGAGTTCGGCAAGCCGCTGCGGATCGAGGAAGTGGAGATTCCACGTCCCGGGCGCGGCGACATCCTGGTGAAGATCCACGCGTGCGGCGTCTGCCACACGGATCTGCATGCCGCCGAGGGCGACTGGCCGGTCAAGCCGAGTCCGCCGTTCATTCCCGGCCACGAGGGGGTCGGCCACGTGGTGGCGGTCGGCGAGGGCGTCACCCACGTGAAAGAGGGAGACCGGGTGGGCGTTCCCTGGCTGTACTCGGCCTGTGGCTACTGCGAGCACTGTCTGGGGGGTTGGGAGACCCTGTGCGAGCAACAGAAGAACACCGGCTACTCGGTCAACGGCGGCTTCGCCGAGTACGCACTGGCCAATGCCAACTACGTCGGGCACCTGCCAGACAAGGTGAGCTTCGCCGAGATCGCCCCCGTGCTGTGCGCGGGCGTGACCGTCTACAAGGGCCTCAAGGTCACCGATACCCGACCCGGGGACTGGGTGGTGATCTCCGGCATCGGCGGGCTCGGCCACATGGCGGTGCAGTACGCGCGGGCCATGGGTCTGAACGTGGCGGCGGTGGACGTGGACGAGGGCAAGCTGCAACTGGCCAGGAAGCTCGGCGCCACCGTCACCGTCAACTGCCGCGAGAGCGACCCGGCGGCCTACCTCAAGAAGGAGATCGGCGGCGCCCACGGCGTCCTGGTCACCGCCGTGTCGCCGAAGGCCTTCGAGCAGGCGCTCGGCATGGTGCGCCGCGGCGGCACGATCTCGCTCAACGGTCTGCCTCCGGGTGACTTCCCGCTGCCCATCTTCAACGTGGTGCTCAACGGCATCACCGTGCGCGGCTCGATCGTCGGCACCCGCCTGGACCTGCAGGAGTCGCTGGAGTTCGCCGCGCAGGGCAAGGTGAAGGCGACCGTGTCCACCGACAAGCTGGAGAACATCAACGACGTGTTCAAGCGCATGCACGCCGGCAAGATCGAGGGCCGCGTGGTGTTGGACCTGGGCGCATGA
- a CDS encoding DUF1963 domain-containing protein encodes MTAPPQLSSRLREDLSRLSPEVSAVVARTLQENLRPCLLVESKRVSQAPLHRGALGRMLGLRTDEPRLPLLDSKLGGTPYTLGPMEQGRWFLGQLNFAQLPPSVPGLPRRGLLAFDGVRGHSAFGLSFTSRWYPRPTEEEAAPARNVSRLGRFEAALHFRESWSLPCWEDLQSLLPDEVWWLSDDVDEWQRESGMCDARCHRLGGHRSFGQDSLGVFEPPTGLSKDFREYEQLFRLNFDNAADFSWGSNQVYLLVHRDDLAAQRFDRLAFAVAND; translated from the coding sequence ATGACCGCTCCCCCCCAGCTCTCTTCACGGTTGCGCGAGGACCTGTCGCGGCTCTCCCCGGAGGTCTCCGCCGTGGTGGCGCGGACGCTCCAGGAGAACCTGCGCCCCTGCCTCCTGGTCGAGTCGAAGCGGGTCAGCCAGGCGCCGCTGCACCGCGGAGCACTCGGGAGGATGCTGGGGCTGCGGACGGACGAGCCGAGACTCCCGTTACTCGACAGCAAGCTGGGTGGCACACCGTACACCCTGGGTCCGATGGAGCAGGGACGGTGGTTCCTCGGACAGCTCAACTTCGCCCAACTGCCGCCCTCGGTCCCCGGGCTCCCCCGGCGGGGACTGCTCGCCTTCGACGGTGTTCGCGGCCACTCGGCCTTCGGGCTCTCCTTCACCTCGCGCTGGTACCCACGGCCCACCGAGGAGGAGGCCGCTCCGGCTCGGAACGTGTCGCGACTCGGACGCTTCGAGGCGGCACTCCACTTCCGCGAGAGCTGGTCCCTTCCCTGCTGGGAGGACCTCCAGTCGCTTCTGCCCGATGAGGTCTGGTGGCTCTCCGACGACGTGGATGAGTGGCAGCGGGAGAGCGGCATGTGTGACGCGCGCTGCCACCGGCTCGGAGGCCATCGCTCGTTCGGCCAGGACTCGCTCGGTGTCTTCGAGCCCCCCACGGGGCTGTCGAAAGACTTCCGGGAGTACGAGCAGTTGTTCCGACTCAACTTCGACAACGCGGCCGACTTCTCCTGGGGGAGCAATCAGGTCTATCTGCTCGTCCACCGTGACGATCTGGCGGCACAGCGCTTCGATCGGCTCGCGTTCGCCGTGGCGAACGACTGA
- a CDS encoding aldehyde dehydrogenase family protein — protein MSSKVYAAPNTSGSPVQFKSRYANYIGGEWTPPKRGQYFENVTPVTGRAFCEVPRSDASDIEAALDAAHRAKTAWGKTSPTERAVILNKIADRIEQNLEKLAIAETWDNGKPIRETLAADLPLTVDHFRYFAGCIRAQEGSLSELDADTVAYHFHEPLGVVAQIIPWNFPLLMAAWKLAPALAAGNAVVLKPAEQTPTSILMLAELVGDLLPPGVLNIVNGFGVEAGKPLAMNKRVAKVAFTGETTTGRLIMQYASENLIPVTLELGGKSPNIFFDDIFARNDDFADKAMEGFAMFALNQGEVCTCPSRALVSEKIYAEFLDRAIERTKKIKTGNPLDTATMLGAQASNDQLEKILSYVDIGKQEGAKLLLGGERLRHGGDLENGYYVAPTIFQGHNRMRIFQEEIFGPVVSITSFKDLDDALKIANDTLYGLGAGVWTRDASTAYRVGREVQAGRVWTNCYHQYPAHAAFGGYKQSGIGRENHRMMLSHYQQTKNLLVSYSPKALGFF, from the coding sequence ATGTCCAGCAAGGTGTACGCCGCCCCCAACACGTCGGGCTCGCCGGTCCAGTTCAAGTCCCGCTACGCCAACTACATCGGGGGCGAGTGGACACCGCCGAAGCGGGGCCAGTACTTCGAGAACGTCACGCCTGTCACCGGCCGTGCGTTCTGTGAGGTTCCCCGCTCGGATGCGAGCGACATCGAGGCCGCGCTCGATGCCGCGCACCGCGCGAAGACGGCCTGGGGGAAGACCTCGCCCACCGAGCGCGCCGTCATCCTCAACAAGATCGCGGACCGCATCGAGCAGAACCTCGAGAAGCTCGCGATCGCGGAGACGTGGGACAACGGCAAGCCCATCCGCGAGACGCTCGCCGCCGACCTGCCGCTGACGGTGGACCACTTCCGCTACTTCGCCGGCTGCATCCGCGCACAGGAAGGCAGCCTGTCGGAGCTGGACGCGGACACGGTCGCCTACCACTTCCACGAGCCGCTCGGCGTGGTGGCGCAGATCATCCCCTGGAACTTCCCGCTGCTCATGGCCGCGTGGAAGCTCGCCCCGGCGCTCGCCGCGGGCAACGCGGTGGTGCTCAAGCCGGCGGAGCAGACGCCCACGTCGATCCTCATGCTCGCGGAGCTCGTGGGCGATCTCCTCCCGCCCGGCGTGCTCAACATCGTGAATGGCTTTGGCGTGGAGGCCGGCAAGCCACTCGCCATGAACAAGCGCGTGGCGAAGGTGGCCTTCACCGGCGAGACCACCACCGGACGGCTCATCATGCAGTACGCGTCCGAGAACCTGATTCCCGTGACACTCGAGCTCGGCGGCAAGTCACCCAACATCTTCTTCGACGACATCTTCGCGAGGAACGATGACTTCGCGGACAAGGCGATGGAGGGCTTCGCCATGTTCGCGCTCAACCAGGGCGAGGTCTGCACCTGCCCCTCGCGCGCGCTCGTCAGCGAGAAGATCTACGCGGAGTTCCTGGATCGGGCGATCGAGCGCACGAAGAAGATCAAGACGGGCAACCCGCTCGACACCGCCACGATGCTCGGCGCCCAGGCATCCAACGATCAGCTCGAGAAGATCCTCTCGTACGTGGACATCGGCAAGCAGGAGGGCGCGAAGCTGCTGCTCGGCGGTGAGCGGTTGCGTCACGGTGGTGACCTGGAGAACGGCTACTACGTCGCGCCCACCATCTTCCAGGGCCACAACCGGATGCGGATCTTCCAGGAGGAGATCTTCGGACCGGTCGTCTCCATCACGTCCTTCAAGGACCTGGACGATGCGCTGAAGATCGCGAACGACACGCTATACGGCCTCGGAGCCGGCGTGTGGACCCGCGACGCGTCGACCGCGTACCGCGTCGGCCGCGAGGTGCAGGCCGGCCGCGTCTGGACCAACTGCTACCACCAGTATCCGGCGCACGCGGCCTTCGGGGGCTACAAGCAGTCCGGCATCGGCCGGGAGAACCACCGGATGATGCTGAGCCACTACCAGCAGACCAAGAACCTGCTCGTCAGCTACTCGCCCAAGGCACTGGGCTTCTTCTAG
- a CDS encoding thioesterase domain-containing protein: MNPESRPPPATTPWLVRRKPSASPRLRLFCFPYAGAGSLPYYKWPDLLPSDIEVCALQYPGRESRLREPLFTALPQLTAKLIEVLSPFLDGEYAFFGHSLGSLVAFDLIRELRRQGRPLPRLFFASGSAAPSYRSQLPPFSHFGRDDFIRELSTRYGGLPLQILEQPELLELILPTLRADVKVSESYVHREEPPLSVRICAFGGSGDPHVTEASLAAWGQETQHSFTMQMFSGGHFFINEVPDQVLQIIRDELTTRSHPRPMTKTQLLADLTRYVAEEILEGAAEDLEPSTPLLELGILNSLETTRMMAFIQKQYGITVPADAIRVEDLQTLSAITDLVYGIHTRKP; this comes from the coding sequence GTGAATCCCGAATCCCGTCCTCCTCCAGCCACAACTCCCTGGCTCGTCCGACGAAAGCCCTCCGCCTCCCCCAGGCTCCGCCTCTTCTGCTTCCCCTATGCTGGCGCCGGCAGCCTCCCGTACTACAAGTGGCCGGATCTGCTCCCCAGCGACATCGAGGTGTGCGCCCTCCAATACCCTGGCCGGGAGAGCCGCCTCCGGGAACCCCTCTTCACCGCCCTGCCGCAGCTCACGGCGAAGCTCATCGAGGTGCTCTCCCCCTTTCTCGACGGCGAGTACGCCTTCTTTGGCCACAGCCTCGGCTCACTCGTCGCGTTCGATCTGATCCGTGAGCTCCGCCGGCAAGGGCGGCCTCTTCCGCGGCTCTTCTTCGCCTCGGGCTCCGCGGCCCCCTCCTACCGGAGCCAACTCCCACCCTTCAGCCATTTCGGACGGGACGACTTCATCCGCGAGCTCTCCACCCGCTATGGCGGCCTGCCCCTCCAGATTCTGGAGCAGCCCGAGCTGCTCGAGCTCATCCTCCCCACCCTCCGTGCCGACGTGAAGGTGTCCGAGAGCTACGTCCACCGCGAAGAGCCTCCCCTCTCCGTGCGGATCTGCGCCTTCGGTGGCTCGGGTGACCCCCACGTCACCGAAGCCTCGCTCGCCGCCTGGGGCCAGGAGACCCAGCACTCCTTCACGATGCAGATGTTTTCAGGCGGGCACTTCTTCATCAACGAAGTGCCCGATCAGGTTCTGCAGATCATCCGCGACGAACTCACCACCCGCTCCCATCCCCGCCCCATGACCAAGACCCAGTTGCTCGCCGACCTGACCCGCTACGTCGCCGAAGAGATCCTCGAGGGTGCCGCAGAAGACCTGGAGCCCTCCACTCCCCTGCTCGAGCTCGGCATCCTGAACTCCCTGGAGACCACCCGGATGATGGCCTTCATCCAGAAGCAATACGGCATCACCGTGCCCGCCGATGCGATTCGCGTCGAAGACCTCCAGACCCTCTCCGCGATCACGGACCTGGTGTACGGCATCCATACCCGGAAGCCGTAA
- a CDS encoding type I polyketide synthase, with amino-acid sequence MSNGQTPPSLDEMTPLQRAALAIKTLRARVDGLERARSEPIAIIGMGCRFPGGADDPRSYWQLLRAGVDAVGKVPADRWDADAYYARDPDADWKMSVREGGFLSQPIAAFDSEFFGLSPREANYVDPQQRLMLEVAWEALEDAGIAPSSLAGSDTGVYVGFLSSDYGRVPFNAVQTRDLPYMGTGNELSFSAGRVSYVLGLQGPSMVVATACSSALVSAHLACQALRQGECSLALAGGVNVIIRPDSNIVLSKMRALAPDGRSKTFDASANGYGRGEGCGVLVLKRLSDAQRDKDRILAVIRGSAVNHDGLSGGLTVPNGPAQEKLLRKALESAGLAPSDVHYVEAHGTGTPLGDPIELRALDAALGQGRRPEEPLLVGSVKTNLGHLESAAGAAGMIKVVLSMRNGELPPHLHLRNPNPTVDWARLRLSIPTRLTPWKTGARPRVAGISGFGLSGVNAHVLIEEAPPESPRVPEELPRPLHVLALSARNPEALGALVQRYEQALGGPELASESLEDICFTANTGRVHFRHRLAVLGASRDAVRDQLKAVLEGQSPPSVPRGRAEGPPRTAFLFTGQGAQGLGMGEELFRTEPSFRQTLLRCDEVLRPLMGQSLISLLYPPERGDSARARLNETGYTQPALFALEYSLARLWMQWGIVPDFVMGHSVGEFVAACVAGVFTLEEGLELIATRARLMQSLPTGGAMASVAAEPAEVEELLPRYAGQLSIAALNGPRSVVISGRQGAVSDCLGELSRRGRRGTPLQVSHAFHSSLMDPILDEFSRAVEKVRLQQPAIPLISNLSGQEAGAEIVNPRYWVDHLRQHVSFARGMETLNRAGVRVFLEVGPKPTLVTMGQSCITEGDKLWLASLRPERSDWQQMLESLGALYVAGAPVKWQGLEAGRDRRKVVLPSYPFQRREHWMELTGATWDRQEVKAQGSTRSERVHPLLGRRQESPSQVRQFESSLGASKPAFLRDHGVYGQVVMPGAAYVEMGLAAGAALFGASGATVDEFAFSQALFLPDEGERRVHLLYTPEGDRAGRFEIFSQEEARGGEVEPAWILHAHGKLSAAAVSASDERVDLQRLRTVIAHEVPVDGYYEKLGRAGLAYGPSFRAIQGLWRGEGEVLGRLGLSGAALVDVERYALQPALLDACFQMVGAVLEGEGDAAYLPVGVGKVRVHVTGTREVWAHARIKRSEDPKGPGYTCDISLMTSEGELVATVERLQLRRVTREGLFGAKSKRLQSWLYELEWQARPLGASGPVAGAVPQCLILADEAGVGGRLAESLQARGWHVVTAKAGERGQGVDRERAEALLALRADPARGPVHVVDLWSLDGAGTGPGVPEESFLHSTRVLELAQGLVRAPKGAETSLWLVTRGAQATVEGERISSLGGAALWGLGKAIMREHPELHCRRVDLAPGSSAQEFEQLAEQLRDELLGGSAEDEVALRGKTRLVPRLVRGRKLQLSSGEAGPSLRPDASYLVTGGLSGLGLAAAERLAERGARHLVLLGRREPGTEARARLAVLAERGVNVQSLSCDVSVASELERALAGLSGRLPPIRGVVHSAGVIDDGLLMQLTPERFARVFASKVFGGWNLHRALQGVELDFFVLFSSAASLIGSAGQASYVAANAFLDGLAHHRRAAGLPGLSLNWGAWAEVGAAADEQIQRRMEQLGFGVIPVGDGLQVFEQSLGLGGQLGILPVDWAVIGKRGSSPLFEGFIQKASPAVGEGIRQKLEPLPANKRRATLRAHVGELVNGVLGRPSSEALDPGQGFFDLGMDSLMSVELRNLLQRSLGASLPATVAFDNPTVNGLVDYLMDEVLGMKEEKAAPVREAPVEDRELDALLADVDGLDDDEVQNMLRRGR; translated from the coding sequence ATGTCCAACGGTCAGACTCCCCCCTCGCTGGACGAAATGACGCCCTTGCAGCGGGCGGCCCTGGCGATCAAGACGCTCCGCGCGCGTGTCGACGGACTGGAGCGAGCGCGCTCGGAGCCGATCGCCATCATCGGCATGGGCTGCCGGTTCCCCGGCGGTGCCGACGATCCGCGGTCGTACTGGCAGCTGCTGCGCGCCGGGGTCGATGCGGTGGGCAAGGTCCCCGCGGACCGCTGGGACGCGGATGCGTACTACGCGCGGGATCCCGACGCCGACTGGAAGATGAGCGTGCGCGAGGGCGGTTTCCTCTCGCAGCCCATCGCCGCCTTCGACTCCGAGTTCTTCGGGCTCTCGCCGCGCGAGGCGAACTACGTCGATCCCCAGCAGCGCTTGATGCTCGAGGTCGCCTGGGAGGCCCTGGAGGACGCCGGGATTGCCCCCAGCTCGCTCGCCGGAAGCGACACCGGCGTGTACGTGGGCTTTCTGAGCAGTGACTACGGGCGCGTTCCCTTCAACGCGGTCCAGACCCGGGATCTGCCGTACATGGGGACCGGCAACGAGCTGAGCTTCTCGGCGGGACGCGTCTCCTATGTCCTGGGCCTGCAAGGCCCCTCCATGGTCGTCGCGACGGCGTGCTCCTCGGCGCTCGTGTCGGCCCACCTCGCGTGCCAGGCCCTGCGCCAGGGGGAGTGCTCGCTGGCGCTCGCCGGCGGCGTGAACGTGATCATCCGCCCGGACAGCAACATCGTCCTGTCCAAGATGCGGGCGCTGGCGCCGGATGGGCGCTCGAAGACCTTCGACGCGTCCGCCAACGGCTACGGCCGCGGCGAGGGGTGCGGCGTCCTGGTGCTCAAGCGGCTCTCGGATGCGCAGCGGGACAAGGACCGCATCCTCGCCGTCATCCGCGGCTCGGCCGTGAACCACGATGGGTTGAGCGGAGGCCTGACGGTGCCCAACGGGCCCGCGCAGGAGAAGCTGCTGCGCAAGGCGCTGGAGTCCGCGGGCCTGGCGCCGTCCGACGTGCACTACGTGGAGGCGCACGGGACGGGGACTCCCCTGGGAGACCCCATCGAGCTTCGCGCCCTCGACGCGGCGCTGGGGCAGGGACGCCGTCCGGAGGAGCCGCTGCTCGTCGGCTCGGTGAAGACGAACCTCGGGCATCTCGAGTCCGCCGCGGGCGCGGCGGGCATGATCAAGGTCGTGCTGTCGATGCGCAATGGTGAGCTGCCGCCGCACCTGCACCTGCGCAACCCCAATCCGACCGTCGACTGGGCACGGCTCCGGCTCTCCATTCCCACGCGGCTGACGCCGTGGAAGACGGGAGCGAGGCCCCGGGTCGCGGGGATCAGCGGCTTTGGGCTCAGCGGTGTCAACGCCCACGTCCTCATCGAGGAAGCACCTCCGGAGTCGCCCCGGGTCCCGGAGGAGCTCCCGCGGCCACTTCACGTCCTGGCGTTGTCGGCCAGGAACCCGGAGGCGCTGGGAGCGCTCGTCCAGCGCTACGAGCAGGCGCTCGGCGGGCCCGAGCTCGCCTCGGAGTCGCTCGAGGACATCTGCTTCACCGCCAATACCGGGCGAGTCCACTTCCGACATCGCCTCGCGGTCCTCGGGGCCTCGCGGGACGCGGTGCGCGACCAGCTCAAGGCGGTCCTGGAGGGACAGAGCCCTCCGTCGGTGCCGCGGGGAAGGGCCGAGGGGCCGCCGCGGACGGCCTTCCTGTTCACGGGGCAGGGCGCGCAGGGGCTGGGGATGGGCGAGGAGCTCTTCCGGACCGAGCCCTCCTTCCGCCAGACCCTTCTTCGCTGTGACGAGGTGCTGCGCCCGCTGATGGGACAGTCGCTCATCTCGCTGCTGTATCCGCCGGAGCGCGGCGACAGCGCGCGTGCGCGGCTGAACGAGACGGGCTACACCCAGCCGGCGCTGTTCGCGCTCGAGTACTCCCTGGCCCGGCTGTGGATGCAGTGGGGGATTGTCCCGGACTTCGTGATGGGGCACTCCGTTGGGGAGTTCGTGGCGGCGTGCGTGGCCGGCGTGTTCACCCTGGAGGAGGGGCTCGAGCTCATCGCCACGCGCGCGCGGCTGATGCAGTCCCTGCCCACCGGGGGCGCGATGGCCTCCGTGGCCGCGGAGCCGGCGGAGGTGGAGGAGTTGTTGCCGCGGTATGCGGGACAGCTCTCCATCGCGGCGCTCAATGGACCGCGCAGCGTGGTGATCTCGGGCCGCCAGGGGGCGGTGAGCGACTGCCTCGGCGAGCTGAGCAGGAGGGGACGGCGGGGCACGCCGCTCCAGGTCTCCCATGCGTTCCACTCGTCCCTGATGGATCCCATCCTCGACGAGTTCTCCCGGGCCGTGGAGAAGGTGCGTCTCCAGCAGCCGGCGATCCCGCTGATCTCGAACCTGAGCGGACAGGAGGCCGGAGCGGAGATCGTGAATCCCCGGTACTGGGTGGATCACCTCCGCCAGCACGTGTCGTTCGCCCGGGGGATGGAGACCCTGAACCGGGCGGGCGTGCGGGTGTTCCTGGAAGTCGGCCCGAAGCCGACGCTCGTCACGATGGGGCAGTCCTGCATCACGGAGGGTGACAAGCTCTGGCTGGCGAGCCTGCGGCCCGAGCGCTCCGACTGGCAGCAGATGCTGGAGAGCCTCGGGGCCCTGTACGTGGCGGGGGCTCCGGTGAAGTGGCAGGGCCTGGAGGCGGGGCGTGATCGGCGCAAGGTCGTGCTCCCCAGCTATCCCTTCCAGCGGCGGGAGCACTGGATGGAGCTCACCGGCGCGACCTGGGACCGTCAGGAGGTGAAGGCCCAGGGCTCCACGCGGAGCGAGCGCGTCCACCCGCTCCTGGGTCGCCGCCAGGAGTCACCGTCCCAGGTGCGGCAGTTCGAGTCCTCCCTGGGGGCCTCGAAGCCGGCCTTCCTCCGGGATCACGGTGTCTACGGACAGGTCGTCATGCCGGGGGCCGCCTATGTGGAGATGGGGCTCGCCGCGGGGGCCGCGCTCTTCGGGGCCTCTGGGGCCACCGTCGACGAGTTCGCCTTCTCGCAGGCCCTCTTCCTCCCGGACGAGGGCGAGCGCCGCGTGCATCTGCTCTACACGCCCGAAGGGGACCGCGCGGGGAGGTTCGAGATCTTCAGCCAGGAGGAGGCTCGCGGTGGTGAGGTCGAGCCCGCCTGGATCCTGCACGCTCATGGAAAGCTCTCCGCGGCGGCGGTGTCCGCGTCGGACGAACGCGTCGATCTCCAGCGCCTGCGGACCGTGATCGCTCACGAAGTGCCCGTGGACGGCTATTACGAGAAGCTGGGCCGGGCGGGGCTCGCCTATGGCCCCAGCTTCCGTGCGATCCAGGGCCTCTGGAGGGGCGAGGGCGAGGTCCTCGGCCGGCTTGGCTTGTCCGGCGCCGCGCTGGTGGATGTCGAGCGGTACGCTCTCCAACCCGCCCTCCTGGATGCGTGCTTCCAGATGGTGGGAGCCGTCCTCGAAGGGGAGGGAGATGCCGCCTACCTTCCCGTGGGAGTCGGGAAGGTTCGCGTGCACGTGACGGGCACACGGGAGGTGTGGGCCCATGCCCGGATCAAGCGGAGCGAGGATCCGAAGGGCCCTGGCTATACGTGTGACATCTCGCTGATGACTTCCGAAGGGGAGCTCGTGGCGACCGTGGAGCGGCTGCAGCTCCGGCGTGTCACCCGCGAGGGCCTCTTCGGCGCGAAGAGCAAACGTCTGCAGAGCTGGCTCTATGAGCTGGAGTGGCAGGCCCGGCCGCTGGGTGCTTCCGGTCCGGTCGCGGGAGCGGTGCCTCAGTGCCTCATCCTCGCCGATGAGGCGGGCGTGGGCGGTCGCCTCGCCGAGAGCCTCCAGGCTCGCGGCTGGCACGTGGTGACGGCGAAGGCGGGTGAGCGAGGCCAGGGCGTCGATCGCGAGCGTGCCGAGGCGCTCCTGGCCCTGCGCGCGGATCCGGCGCGAGGCCCGGTGCATGTCGTGGATCTGTGGAGCCTCGATGGAGCTGGGACAGGGCCCGGTGTGCCGGAGGAGTCCTTCCTTCACAGCACGCGCGTGCTGGAGCTCGCCCAGGGGCTCGTGCGGGCCCCGAAGGGCGCGGAGACTTCACTCTGGCTGGTGACGCGAGGGGCTCAGGCGACCGTCGAGGGGGAGCGGATCTCCAGCCTGGGCGGTGCGGCCCTGTGGGGGCTCGGCAAGGCGATCATGCGCGAGCATCCAGAGCTCCACTGTCGGCGTGTGGATCTGGCTCCCGGTTCCTCCGCACAGGAGTTCGAGCAGCTCGCCGAGCAGCTGCGGGATGAGCTCCTCGGTGGGAGCGCCGAGGACGAAGTCGCACTGCGGGGGAAGACCCGCCTGGTGCCCCGCCTGGTTCGCGGTCGCAAGCTCCAGCTCTCGAGCGGTGAGGCCGGGCCTTCGCTGCGCCCGGACGCGAGCTATCTCGTCACGGGAGGGCTCAGCGGACTGGGGCTGGCCGCGGCGGAGCGATTGGCCGAGCGGGGTGCTCGCCACCTCGTGCTGCTCGGGCGGCGCGAGCCGGGGACAGAGGCTCGCGCCCGGCTGGCGGTGCTGGCGGAGCGAGGCGTGAACGTCCAGAGCCTCTCCTGCGACGTGTCCGTCGCATCCGAGCTCGAGCGCGCCCTGGCGGGGCTCTCCGGACGGCTGCCGCCGATCCGGGGCGTGGTGCATTCCGCGGGTGTCATCGACGATGGGCTCTTGATGCAGTTGACCCCGGAGCGGTTCGCCCGGGTGTTCGCCTCCAAGGTCTTCGGTGGGTGGAACCTCCACCGCGCTCTCCAGGGCGTGGAGCTCGACTTCTTCGTGCTCTTCTCGTCGGCGGCTTCGCTGATTGGCTCGGCCGGACAGGCCAGCTACGTGGCCGCCAATGCGTTCCTGGATGGGTTGGCGCACCACCGCCGCGCGGCGGGACTGCCCGGCCTGAGCCTCAACTGGGGCGCCTGGGCCGAGGTCGGCGCGGCCGCGGACGAGCAGATCCAGCGGCGGATGGAGCAGCTTGGCTTCGGGGTGATTCCCGTCGGGGACGGGCTGCAGGTCTTCGAGCAGTCCCTGGGACTGGGGGGGCAGCTCGGCATCCTCCCGGTGGACTGGGCGGTGATCGGGAAGCGGGGAAGTTCTCCGCTGTTCGAGGGCTTCATCCAGAAGGCGAGCCCCGCCGTGGGCGAGGGAATCCGGCAGAAGCTCGAGCCCCTGCCCGCCAACAAGCGGCGAGCCACTCTCCGTGCGCATGTGGGTGAGCTCGTGAACGGCGTGCTGGGACGGCCATCTTCCGAAGCGCTCGATCCGGGTCAGGGCTTCTTCGACCTCGGGATGGACTCGCTGATGTCCGTGGAGCTCCGCAACCTCTTGCAGCGGAGCCTGGGGGCCTCGTTGCCCGCGACCGTCGCCTTCGACAATCCCACCGTCAACGGGTTGGTGGACTACCTGATGGACGAAGTCCTCGGCATGAAGGAAGAGAAGGCCGCCCCCGTGAGGGAGGCCCCCGTCGAGGATCGGGAGTTGGATGCGCTCCTGGCGGACGTGGACGGCCTGGACGACGACGAGGTCCAGAACATGCTGCGCCGCGGTCGCTGA